Proteins co-encoded in one Kutzneria chonburiensis genomic window:
- the kduI gene encoding 5-dehydro-4-deoxy-D-glucuronate isomerase — MEVRHHTNPAQLRGFDTAQLRENYLVEDLFRTGEVRTVLTHADRVVLGGAAPVPGQPLSLPNPDQLRSTSFLERREMAVVVVSGSGHVVVDGDKHELGHRDCLYIGRGAVDVQFHAGDSETHFYLFSATSHASYPTAVARFDEVDVANLGEQSTANVRELRKYIHADGIRSSQIVVGVTKLADGSVWNTMPPHTHDRRTECYLYFDLPENDRIVHLCGEPQETRNLIVANEQAVVSPSWSIHSGAGTHSYAFVWAMAGENQAFTDMDQVAVTELR; from the coding sequence ATGGAGGTCAGGCACCACACCAACCCCGCCCAGCTGCGCGGTTTCGACACCGCCCAGCTGCGGGAGAACTACCTGGTGGAGGACCTGTTCCGGACCGGAGAGGTGCGCACGGTCCTCACCCACGCGGACCGGGTCGTGCTCGGCGGCGCGGCGCCGGTGCCCGGCCAGCCGCTGTCGCTGCCCAATCCTGACCAGCTGCGCTCGACGTCGTTCCTGGAGCGCCGCGAGATGGCCGTGGTCGTGGTCAGCGGGTCCGGCCACGTCGTGGTCGACGGCGACAAGCACGAACTCGGCCACCGCGACTGCCTGTACATCGGCCGTGGCGCGGTGGACGTGCAGTTCCACGCCGGCGACTCGGAGACGCACTTCTACCTGTTCTCGGCCACCTCGCACGCCAGCTACCCGACCGCGGTGGCCCGCTTCGACGAGGTGGATGTCGCCAACCTCGGCGAGCAGTCCACGGCCAACGTGCGCGAGCTGCGCAAGTACATCCACGCGGACGGCATCCGCTCCAGCCAGATCGTGGTCGGCGTGACCAAACTGGCCGACGGCAGCGTCTGGAACACCATGCCGCCGCACACCCACGACCGCCGCACCGAGTGCTACCTGTACTTCGACCTGCCGGAGAACGACCGCATCGTGCACCTGTGCGGTGAGCCGCAGGAGACCCGCAACCTCATCGTGGCCAACGAGCAGGCCGTGGTGTCGCCGAGCTGGTCCATCCACAGCGGCGCCGGCACGCACTCGTACGCCTTCGTGTGGGCCATGGCCGGCGAGAACCAGGCGTTCACCGACATGGACCAGGTCGCCGTGACGGAGCTGCGCTGA
- a CDS encoding MarR family winged helix-turn-helix transcriptional regulator, producing the protein MDGVRLHRLGKHLIDLARQVTTDAGDTALTPGEVAVIEDVFKHPGSVVTEIQARTGFAQSHVSASVSRLREQGLIVAAPDPADRRRTRLSVTDIAHRAIMRRAGRPADETIAQVVGEEKAERVLKLLGELADLLKM; encoded by the coding sequence ATGGACGGCGTTCGGCTGCACCGCCTGGGCAAGCACCTCATCGACCTGGCCCGCCAGGTCACCACCGACGCCGGCGACACCGCGCTCACGCCCGGCGAGGTCGCCGTGATCGAGGACGTGTTCAAGCACCCGGGCAGCGTCGTCACCGAGATCCAGGCCCGTACCGGTTTCGCCCAGAGCCACGTGTCGGCATCGGTGTCACGGCTACGGGAACAGGGCCTGATCGTCGCCGCGCCCGACCCTGCCGACCGCCGCCGCACCCGGCTCAGCGTCACCGACATCGCCCACCGGGCGATCATGCGGCGGGCCGGGCGGCCGGCCGACGAGACGATCGCCCAGGTGGTGGGTGAGGAGAAAGCGGAGAGGGTGCTGAAGTTGCTGGGGGAGCTGGCGGACCTACTGAAGATGTGA
- a CDS encoding DNA glycosylase AlkZ-like family protein, producing the protein MAVHQLSRTDARRIAVRAQLLGRDRPTDLHEVVRGLTLLQNDPTNAVAPSADLVAWSRLGSAYRPSELAEALAKRSLVDLRLMIRPAEDIALYRAEMDAWPGEGPSYRQQQHKWLHTNEICRQNILSRLDVEGPLPARAFEDTCVQPWKSSGWTNNRNVTQMLEFMVLNGDVAVSGTDKGRLWDLAERIYPDVPAVPLDEAVRIRNERRLRSLGIARAKGPGCPVEPIDVGEVGEPAVVEGVKGQWRVDPEQLGQRFAGRTALLSPLDRLVYDRKRMDELFQFDYQLEMYKPAAKRRWGYWALPILYGDELIGKVDAAADRKAGVLRINAVHEDEPFTKAMTAAVRKEIRDLAKWLELELP; encoded by the coding sequence ATGGCCGTGCACCAGCTGTCCCGGACCGACGCCCGGCGCATCGCCGTGCGGGCCCAGCTGCTCGGCCGGGACCGGCCGACCGACCTGCACGAGGTCGTGCGCGGGCTGACGCTGCTGCAGAACGACCCGACCAACGCGGTCGCGCCCAGCGCCGACCTGGTGGCGTGGAGCCGGCTCGGCTCCGCATACCGGCCGTCGGAGCTGGCCGAGGCGCTGGCCAAGCGGTCGCTGGTGGACCTGCGGCTGATGATCCGCCCGGCCGAGGACATCGCCCTGTACCGGGCCGAGATGGACGCGTGGCCGGGCGAGGGCCCCAGCTACCGTCAGCAGCAGCACAAGTGGTTGCACACCAACGAGATCTGCCGGCAGAACATCCTCAGCCGGCTCGATGTCGAGGGTCCGCTGCCGGCACGGGCGTTCGAGGACACCTGTGTGCAGCCGTGGAAGTCCAGCGGCTGGACCAACAACCGCAACGTCACGCAGATGCTGGAGTTCATGGTGCTCAACGGCGACGTCGCCGTGTCGGGCACCGACAAGGGCCGGCTGTGGGACCTGGCCGAGCGGATCTATCCCGATGTGCCGGCCGTGCCGTTGGACGAGGCCGTGCGGATCCGCAACGAGCGGCGGCTGAGGTCGTTGGGGATTGCCCGGGCCAAGGGGCCGGGCTGCCCGGTCGAGCCGATCGACGTGGGCGAGGTCGGCGAGCCGGCGGTCGTCGAGGGCGTGAAGGGGCAGTGGCGGGTCGATCCCGAGCAGCTGGGGCAGCGCTTCGCCGGGCGGACGGCGCTGTTGTCGCCGCTGGATCGGCTGGTCTACGACCGCAAGCGGATGGACGAGCTGTTCCAGTTCGACTACCAGCTCGAGATGTACAAGCCGGCGGCCAAGCGGCGCTGGGGCTATTGGGCGCTGCCGATCCTGTACGGGGACGAGCTCATCGGCAAGGTCGACGCCGCCGCCGACCGGAAGGCCGGGGTGCTGCGGATCAACGCCGTGCACGAGGACGAGCCGTTCACCAAGGCGATGACGGCGGCGGTGCGCAAGGAGATCAGGGATCTGGCCAAGTGGCTGGAGTTGGAGCTGCCGTAG
- a CDS encoding class I SAM-dependent methyltransferase: MDEVSKTALGVARVRAAESERADRLFDDPWAAKFCAAAPDQVPGGERTPLSLAFAFHAIIRTRFYDDYLRESGCRQVVLLAAGLDSRAYRLDWPADTGLYEVDLPKVLAFKDAVLGDAEPRCARTVVPADLRDDWATALPDSGFDPTLPTAWLAEGLLIYLTPTDADQLLSTVTELSAPGSRIAFERGDRAHQDQAVNSPSMQRYSALWKGGLDRPASQWLAEHGWRATEHDLGPVAAAYGRPIRKETSSGFVTAIRGAST, from the coding sequence ATGGACGAGGTGAGCAAGACGGCGCTGGGCGTGGCCCGGGTGCGGGCGGCTGAGAGCGAACGCGCAGATCGGCTGTTCGACGACCCGTGGGCGGCGAAGTTCTGCGCGGCGGCGCCGGACCAGGTGCCGGGCGGCGAACGAACACCGCTTTCGCTGGCCTTCGCGTTCCACGCGATCATCCGCACCCGCTTCTACGACGACTACCTGCGCGAATCGGGCTGTCGCCAGGTCGTGCTGCTGGCCGCCGGTCTGGACAGCCGCGCCTACCGGCTGGACTGGCCGGCCGACACCGGCCTGTACGAGGTCGATCTGCCGAAGGTGTTGGCGTTCAAGGACGCCGTGCTGGGCGACGCCGAACCTCGTTGCGCCCGAACGGTTGTGCCGGCCGACCTCCGTGACGACTGGGCGACAGCCTTGCCGGACAGCGGTTTCGATCCGACACTGCCGACAGCCTGGTTGGCCGAGGGCCTGCTGATCTACCTGACGCCGACGGACGCCGACCAACTGCTGTCGACCGTCACGGAACTGTCCGCGCCGGGAAGCCGGATCGCCTTCGAGCGCGGTGACCGGGCCCACCAGGATCAGGCAGTGAATTCCCCGTCCATGCAACGGTATTCGGCACTGTGGAAGGGCGGCCTCGACCGGCCGGCGAGCCAATGGCTGGCCGAACACGGTTGGCGCGCAACGGAACATGACCTCGGTCCGGTCGCCGCGGCCTACGGCCGACCGATCCGCAAGGAGACCAGCAGCGGCTTCGTGACCGCTATCCGCGGTGCATCGACGTGA
- a CDS encoding IclR family transcriptional regulator, producing the protein MTEGAVEKALAVLAALAQHGRISELTRVTGFPKSTVHRVLRTLVDTGFAVATADGDYRIGPKVLVLAGNVLQPVDSVERARPVLERLQASTGCAVHFAMLLGDELVYVDKVEGGKPYRMASRIGGRLLLHCTAIGKAVLSTRDMNGLELVARTPGTITDPQRLRAQLDRVRSCGFALDEQENEPGVRCVGAAVRNHNGTVVGGLSVSTLALEHTLPELIALGPRVVDAAREVSRALGYTH; encoded by the coding sequence TTGACCGAGGGCGCGGTCGAGAAGGCCCTCGCGGTGCTGGCGGCATTGGCCCAGCACGGCCGGATCAGCGAGCTGACCCGGGTCACCGGCTTCCCGAAGTCGACCGTGCACCGGGTGCTGCGCACGCTGGTGGACACCGGTTTCGCGGTGGCCACCGCCGACGGCGACTACCGCATCGGCCCCAAGGTGTTGGTGCTGGCCGGGAACGTGTTGCAGCCGGTGGATTCCGTCGAGCGGGCGCGCCCGGTGCTGGAGCGGTTGCAGGCCAGCACCGGGTGCGCCGTGCACTTCGCCATGCTGCTCGGCGACGAGCTGGTGTACGTGGACAAGGTGGAGGGCGGCAAGCCGTATCGGATGGCCTCCCGCATCGGCGGCCGGTTGCTGTTGCACTGCACGGCCATCGGCAAAGCGGTTTTGTCCACAAGGGACATGAACGGCCTGGAGCTGGTGGCTCGCACGCCCGGCACGATCACCGATCCGCAGCGGTTGCGGGCCCAGCTGGACCGGGTCCGGAGCTGTGGATTCGCCTTGGACGAGCAGGAGAACGAGCCTGGGGTGCGCTGCGTCGGCGCGGCCGTGCGCAATCACAACGGGACCGTGGTCGGCGGGCTGAGCGTGTCGACGCTGGCGTTGGAACACACGCTGCCGGAGCTGATCGCACTGGGACCGCGCGTGGTCGACGCCGCGCGCGAAGTCTCGCGGGCCTTGGGCTACACGCATTAG
- a CDS encoding DNA polymerase III subunit delta' yields MTVWADVVGQEHAVEVLSTAAEAAADLVAGRPTTPGAMTHAWLFTGPPGSGRSTAARAFAAALQCEAPGGPRGCGECQACRTTMHGTHADVRLVVPEGLSISVAEMRALVQVSAKRPTTGRWQVVIIEDADRLTEGAANALLKAVEEPPDRTVFLLCAPSDHPDDISVTIRSRCRAIGLRTPATAAIAEVLEHRDGIEPATAQWAASVCGGHIGRARRLATDPEARQRRESVLAIPLGLRRFGDIFSSADALVKAAEADAVAANEDRNAAETEALKTAMGAGGTGKGTASATRGAAGALKELEKRQKSRATRTQRDSLDLALVDLMGFYRDVLVTRSRADVPLMHPDRANDITNAASMWTSESTLRRLEAVLACRDALQQNVKPRFAIEAMITSMHRG; encoded by the coding sequence ATGACGGTGTGGGCCGACGTCGTCGGCCAGGAGCACGCGGTCGAGGTGCTCAGCACCGCCGCCGAGGCCGCGGCCGACCTGGTCGCCGGCCGCCCGACCACGCCCGGCGCGATGACCCACGCCTGGCTGTTCACCGGCCCGCCGGGTTCCGGCCGGTCCACGGCGGCCCGTGCCTTCGCCGCCGCGTTGCAGTGCGAGGCCCCGGGTGGCCCGCGCGGCTGCGGCGAGTGTCAGGCCTGTCGCACGACCATGCACGGCACGCACGCCGACGTGCGGCTGGTGGTGCCGGAGGGGCTGTCCATCTCGGTGGCCGAGATGCGGGCCCTGGTCCAGGTCTCGGCCAAGCGGCCGACCACCGGGCGCTGGCAGGTCGTGATCATCGAGGACGCCGACCGGTTGACCGAGGGCGCGGCCAACGCGCTGCTCAAGGCGGTGGAGGAGCCGCCGGACCGGACCGTGTTCCTGCTCTGCGCCCCGTCCGACCACCCGGACGACATCTCCGTGACGATCCGGTCGCGCTGCCGGGCCATCGGGCTGCGCACGCCGGCCACCGCGGCCATCGCCGAGGTGCTGGAGCACCGTGACGGCATCGAGCCGGCGACCGCGCAGTGGGCGGCCTCGGTCTGCGGCGGCCACATCGGCCGGGCGCGCCGGCTGGCCACGGATCCGGAGGCCCGGCAGCGGCGCGAGTCGGTGCTGGCGATTCCGTTGGGGCTGCGGCGTTTCGGCGACATCTTCAGCAGCGCCGACGCGCTCGTGAAGGCGGCCGAGGCCGATGCCGTCGCCGCGAACGAGGACCGCAACGCCGCCGAGACCGAGGCGTTGAAGACCGCGATGGGCGCCGGCGGCACCGGCAAGGGCACCGCGTCGGCCACCCGCGGCGCCGCGGGTGCGTTGAAGGAGCTGGAGAAGCGGCAGAAGTCGCGGGCCACGCGGACCCAGCGCGACTCGCTGGACCTGGCCCTGGTCGACCTGATGGGCTTCTACCGGGACGTGCTGGTCACGCGGTCGCGGGCGGACGTGCCGCTGATGCATCCCGACCGGGCCAACGACATCACCAACGCCGCCTCGATGTGGACGTCGGAGTCCACGCTGCGGCGGCTGGAGGCGGTGCTGGCCTGTCGGGATGCGTTGCAGCAGAACGTGAAGCCGCGCTTCGCCATCGAAGCCATGATCACGTCGATGCACCGCGGATAG
- a CDS encoding MFS transporter, which yields MRHIAEVMGIPAFRRLWTSAYLCCVGDWLSLLGLSSLLATLTGSSEFALSGVVATQLLPGLLLAPLAGHLADRFDRRKVMIATDLARCGLFLSIAVVGTTWWLLAANFLVGVCSMLWIPAKDSALPTLLHRPDQVQTASQLTLVTTYGLALLTGAGLYSVITAIAPHSDVHVIVVINGLLYLSSALVIATRLPEASGRWTAPPTGEPGMARDGLRYVRGSRLVRGLVIGIVGALTAGGTVIAIARPYATELRGGEAAFGTLVIAMFIGLVIGVVATPKLRLPFGVAIVAAGALLLAVAVAPHLWFALAAVGAVGACAGVAFVTGLTMIGAQVPDEVRGRVNAFVQALVKVVLFAATTMAPVLVDLVGVRTSLVVAAVIAALAGAFAQRQLAARHHVRVTEQVQA from the coding sequence ATGAGACATATCGCCGAGGTGATGGGCATCCCGGCGTTCCGCCGGCTCTGGACGTCCGCGTACCTGTGCTGCGTGGGCGACTGGCTGTCGCTGCTCGGCCTGTCCTCGCTGCTGGCGACCCTCACTGGATCGAGTGAATTCGCGCTGAGCGGCGTGGTCGCCACCCAGCTGCTGCCGGGGCTGCTGCTGGCCCCGCTGGCCGGGCACCTGGCCGACCGGTTCGACCGGCGCAAGGTCATGATCGCCACGGACCTGGCCCGCTGCGGGCTGTTCCTGTCCATCGCCGTCGTGGGTACGACGTGGTGGCTGCTGGCGGCGAACTTCCTGGTCGGCGTCTGCTCGATGCTGTGGATCCCGGCCAAGGACTCGGCCCTGCCGACCCTGCTGCACCGACCGGACCAGGTGCAGACGGCCAGCCAGCTGACCCTCGTCACGACCTACGGCCTGGCCTTGCTGACCGGCGCCGGCCTGTACTCGGTGATCACCGCCATCGCCCCGCATTCCGACGTGCACGTCATCGTGGTGATCAACGGCCTGCTGTACCTGAGCTCCGCGCTGGTGATCGCGACCCGGCTGCCCGAGGCGTCCGGCCGCTGGACCGCGCCGCCGACCGGCGAGCCGGGGATGGCCCGCGACGGCCTGCGCTACGTGCGAGGCAGCCGGCTGGTGCGGGGCCTGGTGATCGGCATCGTCGGTGCGCTGACCGCGGGCGGCACGGTGATCGCCATCGCCCGTCCGTATGCCACCGAGCTGCGCGGCGGCGAGGCCGCTTTTGGCACGCTGGTGATCGCCATGTTCATCGGTCTGGTGATCGGCGTGGTGGCTACGCCCAAGCTGCGACTGCCGTTCGGCGTGGCCATCGTGGCCGCCGGTGCGCTGCTGCTGGCCGTGGCGGTCGCCCCGCACCTGTGGTTCGCGCTGGCCGCCGTCGGCGCGGTGGGGGCCTGCGCGGGCGTGGCCTTCGTGACCGGGCTGACGATGATCGGTGCGCAGGTGCCGGACGAGGTGCGCGGCCGGGTCAACGCGTTCGTGCAGGCGCTGGTCAAGGTGGTTCTGTTCGCCGCGACGACGATGGCCCCGGTGCTGGTGGACCTGGTCGGCGTGCGCACATCGCTGGTGGTGGCGGCCGTGATCGCGGCGTTGGCTGGGGCCTTCGCGCAGCGGCAGCTGGCCGCGCGGCATCATGTCAGGGTGACCGAGCAGGTGCAGGCATGA
- the topA gene encoding type I DNA topoisomerase, producing MAGSTKANKNGAGGNGSGHRRLVIVESPAKARKIASYLGNNFVVESSKGHIRDLPRKAAEIPAKYKGEPWANLAVDIEHGFEPVYIVTPDKKATVTELKELLKDVDELYLATDGDREGEAIAWHLLETLKPKVPVRRMVFHEITEPAILAAAANPRDLDTDLVEAYETRRILDRLYGYEVSPVLWKKVMPKLSAGRVQSVATRIVVQRERERISFVNASYWDIGAQLDAGPDADPRQFAARMVQVDGVRLATGRDFGPDGRLKGSGEVRVLAEAEARALAAGLDKATLKVTSVEEKPYTRRPYAPFMTSTLQQEASRKLRFSADRTMSTAQRLYENGYITYMRTDSTTLSESAVAAARAQATQLYGAQYVSDKPRQYTRKVKNAQEAHEAIRPAGEVFRTPGEVAKELAADEFRLYELIWQRTIASQMNDARGTTMSVRIAGTAASGEECTFAASGRTITFAGFLKAYVESIDSEAGGEADDAERRLPQLVKDQAITAVELSPDGHTTSPPPRYTDASLIKTMEELGIGRPSTYATIIKTIQDRGYVWKRGSALIPSWVAFAVIGLLEQHFERLVDYDFTAAMEDELERIAAGDQHRTNWLNGFYFGGEIGPDGSVGRGGGLKKLIDASVEGIDPRQVNSIPMFTDENGHTVVVRVGRFGPYLEREVDGESQRANLPDGMPPDELTQEVAEKLFATPMEGRSLGNDPVTGHEIVAKDGRFGPYVTEILPEQPEPANGKKATAPKPRTGSLFKDMALDTVTLEDALKLLSLPRMVGKDPETGAEITAQNGRYGPYLKKGTDSRSLATEDQLFTVTLDEALKIYAEPKKRGRQSAASAPPLKEMGNDPVSGKPMVVKDGRFGPYVTDGEFNASLRKSDSVEELTDERAAELLAEKRAKGPAPKRTTTRKPAAEKKPAAEKKTVAKKPAAKKAPAKTKS from the coding sequence GTGGCTGGATCGACAAAGGCGAACAAGAACGGTGCCGGGGGCAACGGGTCCGGGCACCGTCGGTTGGTGATCGTCGAGTCGCCCGCCAAGGCCCGGAAAATCGCCTCCTACCTGGGCAACAACTTCGTGGTGGAGTCCTCGAAGGGGCACATCCGCGACCTGCCGCGCAAGGCGGCGGAGATCCCGGCCAAGTACAAGGGCGAGCCCTGGGCCAACCTGGCCGTCGACATCGAGCACGGCTTCGAGCCGGTCTACATCGTCACGCCGGACAAGAAGGCGACGGTCACCGAGCTCAAGGAGCTGCTCAAGGACGTCGACGAGCTCTATCTCGCGACAGACGGTGACCGCGAGGGCGAGGCCATCGCGTGGCACCTGCTGGAGACGCTCAAGCCCAAGGTGCCGGTCCGCCGGATGGTCTTCCACGAGATCACCGAGCCGGCCATCCTCGCCGCCGCGGCCAACCCCCGTGACCTGGACACCGACCTGGTCGAGGCCTACGAGACCCGGCGCATCCTGGACCGCCTCTACGGCTACGAGGTCTCCCCCGTGCTGTGGAAGAAGGTCATGCCGAAGCTCTCGGCCGGCCGCGTGCAGTCGGTGGCGACCCGCATCGTGGTGCAGCGGGAGCGCGAGCGGATCAGCTTCGTCAACGCCTCGTACTGGGACATCGGCGCGCAGCTGGACGCCGGCCCGGACGCCGACCCCCGCCAGTTCGCCGCCCGCATGGTGCAGGTGGACGGCGTGCGGCTGGCCACCGGCCGCGACTTCGGACCGGACGGCCGCCTCAAGGGCTCCGGCGAGGTCCGGGTGCTGGCCGAGGCCGAGGCCAGGGCGCTGGCCGCCGGCCTGGACAAGGCCACGCTCAAGGTCACCTCGGTCGAGGAGAAGCCGTACACGCGGCGACCCTATGCGCCGTTCATGACGTCCACGTTGCAGCAGGAAGCCAGCCGCAAGCTGCGCTTCTCCGCGGACCGCACGATGAGCACCGCGCAGCGGCTGTACGAGAACGGCTACATCACCTACATGCGTACCGACTCGACCACGCTGTCGGAGTCGGCGGTGGCGGCCGCGCGGGCCCAGGCCACCCAGCTCTACGGGGCCCAGTACGTCTCGGACAAGCCGCGCCAGTACACCCGCAAGGTCAAGAACGCGCAGGAGGCCCACGAGGCCATCCGCCCCGCCGGCGAGGTGTTCCGCACCCCCGGCGAGGTGGCCAAGGAGCTGGCCGCCGACGAGTTCCGGCTCTACGAGCTGATCTGGCAGCGCACGATCGCGTCGCAGATGAACGACGCCCGGGGCACCACGATGAGCGTGCGGATCGCCGGCACCGCCGCCTCCGGCGAGGAGTGCACGTTCGCCGCCTCCGGCCGCACGATCACCTTCGCCGGCTTCCTCAAGGCCTACGTGGAGTCGATCGACTCCGAGGCCGGCGGCGAGGCCGACGACGCCGAGCGCCGGCTGCCGCAGCTGGTCAAGGACCAGGCGATCACCGCGGTCGAGCTGAGCCCGGACGGGCACACCACCAGCCCGCCGCCGCGCTACACCGACGCCAGCCTGATCAAGACGATGGAAGAGCTGGGGATCGGCCGGCCGTCCACGTACGCGACGATCATCAAGACCATCCAGGACCGCGGCTACGTGTGGAAGCGCGGCTCGGCGCTGATCCCGTCCTGGGTCGCGTTCGCCGTGATCGGCCTGCTCGAGCAGCACTTCGAGCGACTGGTGGACTACGACTTCACCGCCGCCATGGAGGACGAGCTGGAGCGGATCGCCGCCGGCGACCAGCACCGCACCAACTGGCTCAACGGCTTCTACTTCGGCGGCGAGATCGGCCCGGACGGCTCGGTCGGCCGCGGTGGCGGCCTGAAGAAGCTGATCGACGCCAGCGTCGAGGGCATCGACCCGCGCCAGGTCAACTCCATCCCGATGTTCACCGACGAGAACGGCCACACCGTGGTCGTCCGCGTCGGCCGGTTCGGGCCGTACCTGGAGCGCGAGGTCGACGGTGAGTCGCAGCGGGCGAATCTGCCCGACGGCATGCCGCCGGACGAGCTGACCCAGGAGGTGGCGGAGAAGCTGTTCGCCACCCCGATGGAGGGCCGCTCGCTGGGCAACGACCCGGTGACCGGGCACGAGATCGTGGCCAAGGACGGCCGCTTCGGCCCGTACGTGACCGAGATCCTGCCGGAGCAGCCCGAGCCCGCGAACGGCAAGAAGGCCACCGCGCCCAAGCCGCGGACCGGCTCGCTGTTCAAGGACATGGCGCTGGACACGGTGACCCTCGAGGACGCGCTCAAGCTGCTGTCGCTGCCGCGCATGGTCGGCAAGGACCCGGAGACCGGCGCGGAGATCACCGCGCAGAACGGCCGCTACGGCCCGTACCTGAAGAAGGGCACGGACTCGCGGTCGCTGGCCACCGAGGACCAGCTGTTCACGGTCACGCTGGACGAGGCCCTGAAGATCTACGCCGAGCCCAAGAAGCGCGGCCGCCAGTCGGCCGCGTCGGCGCCGCCGCTCAAGGAGATGGGCAACGACCCGGTCTCCGGCAAGCCGATGGTGGTCAAGGACGGCCGGTTCGGCCCGTACGTGACCGACGGCGAGTTCAACGCGTCGCTGCGCAAGAGCGACAGCGTCGAGGAGCTGACCGACGAGCGGGCGGCCGAGCTGCTGGCGGAGAAGCGGGCCAAGGGCCCGGCGCCGAAGCGGACGACCACCCGCAAGCCGGCGGCGGAGAAGAAGCCGGCGGCCGAGAAGAAGACCGTGGCCAAGAAGCCCGCCGCCAAGAAGGCCCCGGCCAAAACCAAGAGCTGA
- a CDS encoding SDR family oxidoreductase, whose product MFSLKGKTALVTGARTGIGKAIAVGLAQAGADLVVLGHSPDFAEVTAEAQAAGASVETLIVDLADPDAVEPALAGLLARREVDVLVNNAGIIHRQPATDVSLADWRRMQAVNLDSVFALSQAVGRQMTARGSGKIITVASLLSFQGGINVSGYTTSKHAVTGLTKALANEWAPYGVQVNAIAPGYIATNNTEALRADPDREPAIRGRIPAGRWGTPEDLVGAAVFLAAPASDYVTGHVLVVDGGWMSR is encoded by the coding sequence ATGTTCTCGCTCAAGGGCAAGACCGCCCTGGTCACCGGGGCCCGCACCGGCATCGGCAAGGCGATCGCGGTCGGCCTCGCCCAGGCCGGGGCCGATCTCGTGGTGCTCGGGCACAGCCCGGACTTCGCCGAGGTCACGGCCGAGGCGCAGGCGGCAGGCGCCAGTGTCGAGACGTTGATCGTCGACCTCGCCGATCCCGACGCGGTCGAGCCGGCGCTGGCCGGGCTGCTGGCCCGGCGCGAGGTGGACGTGCTGGTCAACAACGCCGGCATCATCCACCGGCAGCCGGCGACCGACGTGTCGCTGGCGGACTGGCGGCGGATGCAGGCGGTGAACCTGGACTCGGTGTTCGCGCTGAGCCAGGCCGTCGGCCGGCAGATGACCGCCCGCGGCTCCGGCAAGATCATCACGGTCGCGTCGCTGCTGAGCTTCCAGGGCGGCATCAACGTCAGCGGCTACACCACCAGCAAGCACGCGGTGACCGGCCTGACCAAGGCGCTGGCCAACGAGTGGGCCCCGTACGGCGTGCAGGTCAACGCCATCGCGCCCGGCTACATCGCGACCAACAACACCGAGGCGCTGCGGGCCGACCCGGACCGTGAGCCGGCGATCCGCGGCCGCATCCCGGCCGGCCGGTGGGGCACGCCGGAGGACCTGGTCGGCGCGGCGGTGTTCCTGGCCGCCCCGGCCTCGGACTACGTCACCGGTCACGTGCTGGTCGTCGACGGCGGGTGGATGTCGCGTTGA